The window TAGAGCGGAAAGATATTTTCATGATGCCATCTCTTTCTGAAAATACAATTGCCGCCTTAATTCCTTTAATAGACAAAGCTTGGTTTGCTAAGTTGTCGGTATCCCCTTTTTGGTAATTATATTTTGCTAATTCCTCTTTCGACAATGAAATAACAGACACCATGTAGTCTTCCATAATCTCCAGCTTTTCGCACATAGCATATCCTTGCAATCGCAAACGACTAGCAGTGTTGTTATCGCTTAGTACTTCATGTACCAAATGATTCTCAACGCCTGCGGTTAACAACTTTGCCAATGCTTCGTGTGTGCGAGATTTTGTAGAAGGAAACCTAAAACTGCCGGTATCGGTTAATATACCAAGATATAAAGGTGTTCCAATCTTCTGGTCGAGCAGGGCTATATTACCAGATTGTTCAATTAGCTCAACAATTAATTCTGATGTAGAAGAAGCATTGGTATCCGACACTGTTAATGTTGGGAATTCCTCCGGATTTAAATGATGGTCGATCATTATTGTTTTACATGTTACCGCTTCTAGCAAGGCTTGCATATCCGGTCCAATTCGGTTTGTAGCATTATAGTCCAAACAAAACACTAAGTCTGCTTTTTCAAATGCAGTGGTAACCTCTTCTGGTTGATCCGTAAATAAAAGAAAAGACGAAGTATCCATCCAATATAAAAAACTAGGTGCCGCGTCTGGATGACAAACCGTTGCTGTTTTACCAAGCTTTTCAATAAAATGTAATAGACCCAATGAGCTGCCTATTGAATCACCGTCAGCAGATTTATGCGCTGTGATCACAATATTTGAGGCGGCTTTAATTTCAGCTTCTATTTCTTGGAATATATTCATGTAAAATCTATTTAGTTTTTAATAATCTTGGAGCAAGTCGGCAAAAGTGTGTCTTTTAATACTACAATAAAAATGAAAAGGAACTAAGAATTTCACCTGTCAAAGGTTTAACAGCTAATCTTACTCAATACGAAATCGTTAGAGAATATAATCACTGAGAACAAAGCCTAAAGTAAATGGCGACATACTTATTACATTTAATCCCGTACGTACGGGATTATTCAGTATCTGTGCATTATATAGATTAGTGGTATTATTGCAGGCAACTATTTGCAGATGAATATCCAAGATAACAACATAGCCTCTTTACTGAGAGATGGATCTAACGAGGCATATCGTTATGTATACACGCACTACTTCCCTCTGCTATGTAAGCGTTCTTTCCAAATTATTCAAGACATCGATACATCCCAAGACCTAGCCCACGAAATGATTATTAAGATGTGGGAAAAGAGAAACGATATTAAAGACGACCAGAAAATACTGAGCTATCTATTAAAAGCAGTGTATAACAGTAGCCTTAATTACATACGCGACGAAAGCAGAAAGCAGAAACGGATAGATGGAGCCGTTGAAACCAACGAGGATATAAAAACGCCAGACTACACAAGCGAGCAAGAATTACTCTTGAAAATAAATCAGGTTTTGGAGCAAGAAGATGAATTGCGACAGAAAATATTTAGACTAAATAGGTTTGAAGGTTTAACCACGCAAGAAATTGGCAAACAGTTAGATATTCCTATTAGCAAAGTGCAATACAACATCGGCAAAGTGATGGTACAACTGCACATTCACTTGAAGGAGTACTTAACCGTTTTTATTTTCTTTTTAATAAATACGCTAAATAATTAAAGAGGCCACATCAATTTGGTGTCTAACTAATAACAAGACAAAATGGACAACGACAATTTACACAACGAACTCATTCAGAAAGTACTTCTGGGCGATGCATCTGAACAAGAGGCAAAGCAATTAGACGAACTGCTTGTGTCGGATGCTGGCGTAAAGTCTCTCTTTAACGAAATGAAGAAACTCTACGACGTTACTGAAATGGATAAATCGTTCTATGATAAATTAGATGCAGACAAGTACTACAACAAGTTTATAGAAACTACAGAGGGCAAAGAGGTGATTCCAATTTCTTCGGAATCAAACTCAAACTATACCTTTCTTAAAATTGCAGCAGCTATACTTATATCCGTTGGTATCGGATATCAATTCTTGGGTAGCGAAGAAGTAGTAATTGTTGAAATGGCTGTGATTGAAACGAACACTATTGAAAAAACTGAAGAACATTTGATGGATAACTCGGATGTAAAACTCAATATAAATTCTAAACTCACCTACCCCAAATCCTTTTCGGCAGACAAAAGAATTGTTGAATTGAAAGGAGAAGCATTCTTTGAAATTGAACCAGACAGTACCAAACCATTTATTGTTAAAGCGGGCAATGTGCGTATTAAAGTATTGGGAACTGCGTTCAATGTAAATGCCAACAACCCCGATTCTGTTGTAGTAACCGTTAAGGAAGGAACGGTTAAGGTGTATTTAACAAGACAAGACAAAGGCGTAATATTAACGGCAAACGAAAAAGGAACTGTTCTTAATACCAAGAATCTAACCCAAGCCAATAATGATAACATGAACTATTTATATTGGTATGATGGTGTATTAACCTTCGAGGATGCTACTTTAGATAAAGTAGTTTCTACAATGAATAAAGTCTATGGCATTAATATTACGCTTGCTAACGAAGCGCTATCCTCTTGTAGAGTTACTGCGAGTTATAATAATTTCGAAGCATCCAAAATTTTTAAATTATTAGAAATGACATTAGGATTAACAATTGAAGACCAACAAGAAGAAATAGTAATTACTGGTGAGGGGTGCTGATTTTTTGAGCTATCGATCTAATTTAAATTTCATTTACAAAAAGGCCATTGTCCTTGTCCTTCTTTGTTCTTCCCTAACTACAACTGCCCAAACCGATATATTAAGCACCACGTTTAGCTTGCAAGAAGTTAATCAACCCATCAATCAGGTATTGCTAGATATTGCCAAAACCACCAACATTTCCATCACGTTTAATAGCCGTTTAATTCCAGCATCGGAAAGAATTTCGATTGATGTAAAAGACGAATCATTAAGAGAAGTATTTGATTTTCTTTTTACCAACTACAACATCGAATACCAATCGTTCGATGACAATATTATTATCTACAAGCCAAAAGAGTACAATACCATTTTCAAAGCAGACACAATTGAAAGTATTGAGGTAACAGATGAGAACGAGGTTGTAATTGCTGTAAAACCAGACACGAACACAACAAAGAAGTCCATTCCAATTAACGCAGAGAAAGCAGATGATATTATTGTA of the Flavobacteriales bacterium genome contains:
- a CDS encoding bifunctional oligoribonuclease/PAP phosphatase NrnA, which translates into the protein MNIFQEIEAEIKAASNIVITAHKSADGDSIGSSLGLLHFIEKLGKTATVCHPDAAPSFLYWMDTSSFLLFTDQPEEVTTAFEKADLVFCLDYNATNRIGPDMQALLEAVTCKTIMIDHHLNPEEFPTLTVSDTNASSTSELIVELIEQSGNIALLDQKIGTPLYLGILTDTGSFRFPSTKSRTHEALAKLLTAGVENHLVHEVLSDNNTASRLRLQGYAMCEKLEIMEDYMVSVISLSKEELAKYNYQKGDTDNLANQALSIKGIKAAIVFSERDGIMKISFRSKGEENPVNVMAEEHFNGGGHANASGGMSDLSVTETLDKIKSLVPEYFSVL
- a CDS encoding sigma-70 family RNA polymerase sigma factor; amino-acid sequence: MNIQDNNIASLLRDGSNEAYRYVYTHYFPLLCKRSFQIIQDIDTSQDLAHEMIIKMWEKRNDIKDDQKILSYLLKAVYNSSLNYIRDESRKQKRIDGAVETNEDIKTPDYTSEQELLLKINQVLEQEDELRQKIFRLNRFEGLTTQEIGKQLDIPISKVQYNIGKVMVQLHIHLKEYLTVFIFFLINTLNN
- a CDS encoding FecR domain-containing protein; the protein is MDNDNLHNELIQKVLLGDASEQEAKQLDELLVSDAGVKSLFNEMKKLYDVTEMDKSFYDKLDADKYYNKFIETTEGKEVIPISSESNSNYTFLKIAAAILISVGIGYQFLGSEEVVIVEMAVIETNTIEKTEEHLMDNSDVKLNINSKLTYPKSFSADKRIVELKGEAFFEIEPDSTKPFIVKAGNVRIKVLGTAFNVNANNPDSVVVTVKEGTVKVYLTRQDKGVILTANEKGTVLNTKNLTQANNDNMNYLYWYDGVLTFEDATLDKVVSTMNKVYGINITLANEALSSCRVTASYNNFEASKIFKLLEMTLGLTIEDQQEEIVITGEGC